The Lepidochelys kempii isolate rLepKem1 chromosome 2, rLepKem1.hap2, whole genome shotgun sequence genomic interval AGCTGAAAGCACCTTCAAAAACACAGAGATTTCCTTCAAATTGGGCCAAGTGTTTGATGAAACCACAGCAGATGACAGGAAAACCAAGGTGAGGATAATGATTTCCTTCAGAGGGTTTCTGATCTGCTGGATGACAAATGGGAGGATTTTTTTATCCTTAAAAGCATAAATCTGCAAACCATCAGTGAAAAGGACCATAAGAGGAGCAAATGTTGTGTATAAAACGAATGTTGCTGAGTGGGCTGTGTGCCGAGAATGTGGAATTTGCTCAATGTTAAGTGAATTGTCTCTTTAATATGCAAGGCTCTGGGGAAATAGTCACATTTTGACTCATTCTTTGGGTCTTTGCAGAGTGTCGTAACCTTAGAAAAAGGGTCGCTGGTTCAAGTGCAGAAGTGGAATGGCAAAGAGACCACAATAAGGAGAAAATTGGTAGATGGGAAAATGGTGGTGGTAAGTGACTAGACCATCCCTAACCATTAATCACTGAATGCTGCAATGATGTAGGCAACAGCTTAATAGTTTAAATCTAATTATACTGTCAATTTTCACCTTCTTTTTGGTTTCACTTACGACAGAAATAGTGAGAGAGTGGGTCAAGAAATGACTTTAGGAAGCAAGTGGGAATGAAGTAAACATTATATTCCACTCACACCTAAAAAACCCTCTATATTAAGGTGAAGTTAAAGATAAGACTGATTCATAGATTTGTAGATGTTAGAGCTTGAGGGGACCATTGTGAACATCTAttctaacctcctgcataacacaagccagaggCTTCCCGGAATTAATTCTTGTTCAAGTCCAACAGCTATGAcagaactagagcagatcttttagaaaaacatccagtcttgatttaaaaatttgccattatgaagaatccaccacaacctttgatAAGTTGTTCAGTAGTTAATTGCCCCTGCGCTGGtaaaaatgtgtgctttattCATACTCTAAATGTATCTAatttcaactttcagccattggatcttgttatacctttgtctgtaGACTGAAGAGCCCGCTATTATcgaatttctgttccccatgtaggtacttaaagaCTCTGATCAAAGcacccttaaccttttctttgataaagtaaatagactgagctccttgagtctcactaaaaggcatgttttccaatcctttaataaGAGGGGTATGAGGGAACAGCAAGGGGTAGAAAGTGCTATATACAGCCATCCCCGCCCACAGTCTTAGGAAGCTCCTTTGGTTTATTTGCAACTTATGAATTTTAGGTGGTTCATCAGTCTCCTTGCAACGAAAAGTTCATTTTTCCATTGACAGTCCATGTTTGTAATCTAGTTACACTTTGAACTCACTACAAGGAAGCGGggacttctttttaaaatgaaagcagtcATGTGAATTTCTATATTAAGTTACAAGAGCTGATATTGTTGTCATTGCAATAATACTCATGAAGGCAACATGTGTTCTTGGAAGAAATTTGAAATCTGTGACTAGCTACCACGTCATGTCTAATTTTATGAAGTATGGTTTTCTTTAAGCACTCTTTTGAAAGTTTATGCTGTTGAAGTAGAATCCTTTCCCACTTGGAggataaaaaataattttgctgtTTGGGGATCTATATAAATTAATGAAATAATATATAGgaaatatttctattgacttcCTTGGTCTTTGGATTAGATGCTTATGCACTGTCATTCAGAAGTTTCTATTAACCCTTCTTTTTTTGTCTTAGGAATGTGATATGAAGGGTGTTGTCTGCACTCGAATCTATGAGAGAGTGTGAGGAAATCCCATCTCTACACGGGACTAGAAGTGGCTCTGGAAACCCAGTTCAATGAACAAAGCTCTATGcacctttttttcttatttcctttATCAGGAAAACAACTAAATTATCAAATGATATTTCAAAGCCGTAGTGTAACTAATCCAAAGTATCGTGGTGTTTAAATAAAAGCTTCCGGACATGTGAAATGtagcttttgtctgtcttgtagaATTGTTTTGATTTCCTTTATTGGGAATTGCACGCCTTTCcttagactcatagatattaaggtcagaagggaccattatgatcatctagtctgacctcctgcacaatgcaggccacagaagctcACCCTCTCActtctgcaataaacctctcacctatgtctgagctattgaagtcctcaaatcatggtttaaagacttcaaggtgcagagaatcctccagcagatgacccgtaccccatgctacagaggaaggcgaaaaacccccagggcctcttccaatctgccctggaggaaaattccttcccgaccccaaatatggcgatcagctgaaccctgagcatgtgggcaagattcaccagccagatacccaggaaagaattctctgtagtaactcagatcccaccccatctaacatcccatcaaaagccattgggcctatttaccatgaatagttaaa includes:
- the LOC140905887 gene encoding myelin P2 protein-like, with amino-acid sequence MCNRFVGTWKLVSSEKFDDYMKELGVGLTTRKLGGLARPNVIIRMKGDVITIRAESTFKNTEISFKLGQVFDETTADDRKTKSVVTLEKGSLVQVQKWNGKETTIRRKLVDGKMVVECDMKGVVCTRIYERV